The following coding sequences are from one Aminivibrio sp. window:
- the rplW gene encoding 50S ribosomal protein L23, whose amino-acid sequence MNLIAHDIIIRPVITEKSSRLMEMNKYTFEVHPSANKIQIRRAIEEIFKVKVKNVNVLSVHGKPKRMGAFQGKTRSWKKAIVSLAKGERIEFFEGASI is encoded by the coding sequence ATGAACCTCATCGCTCACGATATCATCATCCGCCCGGTTATCACCGAGAAGAGCAGCCGTCTCATGGAGATGAACAAGTACACTTTTGAAGTCCATCCTTCCGCGAACAAGATCCAGATCCGGAGGGCCATCGAGGAGATCTTCAAAGTGAAGGTAAAGAACGTGAACGTGCTGTCCGTTCACGGCAAGCCGAAGAGAATGGGCGCTTTCCAGGGAAAGACCCGGTCGTGGAAAAAAGCGATCGTCAGTCTTGCCAAGGGCGAGCGCATCGAGTTCTTCGAAGGCGCGAGCATCTAG